A window of the Schistocerca nitens isolate TAMUIC-IGC-003100 chromosome 5, iqSchNite1.1, whole genome shotgun sequence genome harbors these coding sequences:
- the LOC126259392 gene encoding uncharacterized protein LOC126259392 has product MDKQNIHIQEACGKPDVKDTYLEDNTKFVNCENCSQSCLLSGVDIVAQQLREAQGYNEANIQSGLDQCVTLLKGKEAEMSADPPTKKLKTEHKLQTEESVANNIEDFHVCTQSDKESESNINEQESQQSVTGFPLNITADLFHEDNSNDDQNTLRKKTITSEVFHNKIDCSSTVGKRQINQAEEEAAYKGLIKSKMSIVDNQEKTLFPNSLEKFHGQEMQGVKLVSVGQEVLISVTKRPVNDNSGTEYPQKEIIMLEDQNQKPQNKETTTLNEAPYGKNNCSCTAKEINKSEIEDGSERNEIASDESGSGSSVKEIAVLVTEDKNQNVENRGITKPVCEEFISNDTFTTNQLSPEEEGNNETPSDIILTPNEVHSAENHGLLLGEKGNEEVTDSAENKSEKSLHMIVFEQEISWTALLQDEVFKLVDISCISAKYSMIKTLFQGTTQKHFNIIKIVEVQNPFLYSYYLLKKAEMMSRYGHIKEEYLFHGTKIENISSICEKNLDWRKHGSITGNIFGKGVSLTPISCYASHYSDKNMVEKIMFVFRVIIADETEGNPDMVVPPYKDELRKLRYDTTVKPNRQVIVKFSDNEFYPAYVVYYTGKYKSRKSRKWIRL; this is encoded by the coding sequence ATggataaacaaaatatacatattcaGGAAGCTTGTGGGAAACCTGATGTAAAAGACACATACCTGGAAGACAACACCAAGTTTGTGAATTGTGAAAACTGCTCACAAAGCTGTTTACTGTCAGGAGTGGACATAGTTGCACAACAACTGAGAGAAGCTCAAGGCTATAATGAAGCAAACATACAATCTGGTCTGGATCAGTGTGTAACATTATTGAAGGGAAAAGAAGCTGAGATGTCTGCAGATCCACCAACAAAGAAGTTAAAAACAGAACACAAATTACAGACTGAAGAAAGTGTTGCGAACAACATAGAAGATTTTCATGTTTGTACTCAGTCAGATAAGGAGTCAGAAAGTAATATAAATGAGCAAGAGTCTCAACAGTCAGTTACTGGCTTTCCTCTTAATATAACTGCAGATTTATTTCATGAAGACAACAGTAATGATGATCAAAATACTTTACGCAAGAAAACAATAACAAGTGAAGTGTTTCATAACAAAATTGATTGCTCTTCTACAGTTGGGAAAAGACAGATAAATCAAGCTGAAGAGGAAGCAGCATATAAGGGACTAATAAAGAGCAAAATGTCCATAGTGGACAATCAAGAAAAGACACTGTTTCCCAATTCACTGGAAAAATTCCATGGTCAAGAAATGCAAGGTGTGAAGCTAGTCTCCGTAGGCCAGGAAGTACTAATAAGTGTAACCAAGAGGCCAGTCAATGATAATTCAGGCACGGAATATCctcaaaaggaaataataatgttGGAAGATCAAAATCAAAAGCCCCAGAATAAGGAAACAACCACACTGAATGAAGCACCTTATGGGAAAAATAATTGCTCATGTACAGCAAAAGAAATCAATAAATCAGAAATTGAAGATGGTTCAGAAAGAAATGAAATAGCTTCTGATGAATCAGGCTCAGGAAGTTCTGTGAAAGAAATTGCTGTTCTGGTCACTGAGGATAAAAATCAGAATGTGGAAAATAGGGGAATTACAAAGCCAGTGTGTGAGGAATTCATCTCAAATGACACATTCACAACGAACCAACTGAGTCCAGAAGAAGAAGGAAACAATGAGACGCCATCGGACATAATACTAACACCTAATGAAGTACATAGTGCAGAAAACCACGGCTTACTTTTGGGTGAAAAAGGAAATGAGGAAGTGACAGACAGTGcagaaaataaatcagaaaagaGTCTTCATATGATCGTCTTTGAACAAGAAATATCCTGGACAGCCTTATTACAGGATGAAGTATTCAAATTAGTTGATATTTCTTGTATTAGTGCTAAATACAGTATGATAAAAACATTGTTTCAGGGTACTACACAAAAGCATTTTAATATCATCAAAATAGTTGAAGTGCAAAATCCTTTTTTGTATAGTTATTATCTTTTGAAAAAAGCAGAAATGATGTCCAGATATGGTCATATTAAAGAAGAATATCTCTTCCATGGTACTAAAATCGAAAATATTTCTTCAATCTGTGAAAAAAATCTTGACTGGAGAAAACATGGATCTATAACTGGAAATATCTTTGGGAAAGGGGTCTCACTGACTCCTATTTCATGTTATGCAAGTCATTACTCAGACAAAAATATGGTGGAAAAAATTATGTTCGTTTTCAGAGTCATCATAGCAGATGAAACTGAGGGAAATCCAGACATGGTTGTACCACCTTACAAAGATGAATTAAGAAAACTGAGGTATGACACTACAGTCAAGCCAAACCGTCAAGTTATTGTCAAATTTTCTGATAATGAGTTTTATCCTGCTTATGTGGTGTATTACACTGGAAAATATAAGTCTCGTAAGTCTCGTAAGTGGATCAGACTTTGA